Proteins encoded in a region of the Ptychodera flava strain L36383 chromosome 4, AS_Pfla_20210202, whole genome shotgun sequence genome:
- the LOC139132221 gene encoding amine oxidase [flavin-containing] B-like, producing the protein MAMESAKIKRADVIVVGAGITGTIAAKILTEEGFDVIVLEAKDRVGGRLHTIKTSTSEYIDLGGEFIGPFDHKLMDLLEELGVEIYKPPPPTGSLGFHSQGRTVAYRTVFPIWNPIIWMDLNNFFRALKTESAKAPRFIGGGQQICEKIVAPFKSQVHLSSPVQEISQDGDKVTVKTQNGNIYQR; encoded by the exons ATGGCCATGGAATCCGCCAAAATCAAAAGGGCGGACGTGATCGTTGTTGGGGCTGGGATCACAG GGACAATAGCAGCAAAGATTCTTACTGAAGAAGGTTTCGATGTCATTGTATTGGAAGCCAAGGACAGAGTTGGAGGAAGACTTCACACAATAAAG ACTTCAACGTCCGAATATATAGATTTAGGAGGGGAGTTCATCGGCCCATTTGATCACAAACTGATGGACCTGTTGGAAGAATTAGGAGTTGAGATTTACAAACCGCCACCTCCTACTGGTAGTCTTGGCTTCCACTCACAG GGAAGAACCGTAGCCTACAGAACAGTTTTCCCGATTTGGAATCCCATAATTTGGATGGATTTGAACAACTTTTTCCGTGCACTGAAGACCGAATCAGCCAAG GCACCAAGATTCATCGGTGGTGGTCAACAGATCTGTGAGAAAATAGTCGCTCCCTTCAAGAGCCAGGTCCACTTGAGCAGTCCAGTGCAAGAAATTTCACAGGATGGAGACAAGGTTACTGTGAAAACACAGAACGGTAACATCTACCAG AGATAG
- the LOC139131420 gene encoding amine oxidase [flavin-containing]-like — MVQHMTFSPPLPSLQSQAYQRIPMGSCIKTITYYSKAFWQDKGLSGTCVVLDDDAPVNFIIDDTKPGGRSPALLSFFTAGKARTLMSSTVKERKQTLVELYSKVFGSEEAKEPIDYAECDWSSEQYIEGGFASFYPPGVITNFARSMKSSFGRIHFATGENLQLLTCYSMNGAIAAGSQAARQVLYNSGRISGEDASQEGEEVNMFPQTVLTWKERAIPSVQSFLRMINFLILLCTVGGLYIGCKKTQID, encoded by the exons ATGGTACAACACATGACATTCTCGCCGCCACTGCCCAGTCTGCAGAGCCAGGCCTATCAGAGAATTCCCATGGGATCATGCATCAAGACTATAACCTACTATTCCAAGGCATTCTGGCAGGACAA AGGACTGTCTGGTACCTGTGTTGTACTCGATGATGATGCTCCAGTAAACTTTATCATAGATGACACAAAGCCTGGCGGCAGATCTCCTGCACTTCTCAG TTTCTTCACCGCTGGAAAAGCAAGAACTTTGATGTCAAGCACAGTAAAAGAAAG GAAGCAGACACTGGTGGAATTGTATTCTAAAGTGTTTGGATCTGAAGAAGCCAAAGAG CCTATAGACTACGCAGAATGTGATTGGTCCTCAGAGCAATACATTGAGGGTGGCTTTGCGTCATTTTATCCCCCTGGAGTCATCACAAACTTTGCAAG GAGCATGAAATCATCATTTGGAAGGATTCATTTTGCAACGGGTGAAAATTTACAGCTTCTGACGTGTTACTCTATGAATGGCGCCATCGCCGCTGGATCCCAAGCAGCAAGACAG GTTCTGTATAATAGTGGCAGGATTTCCGGAGAAGACGCCAGCCAGGAAGGGGAAGAAGTAAACATGTTCCCGCAAACAGTGTTGACTTGGAAAGAAAGAGCTATCCCGTCCGTGCAAAGTTTTCTGCGAATGATCAATTTTCTGATTCTGCTTTGCACTGTTGGAGGTCTCTACATCGGTTGCAAGAAAACACAGATTGATTGA